A genomic window from Pseudomonas argentinensis includes:
- a CDS encoding glutathione S-transferase family protein — MYKVYGDYRSGNCYKVKLMLTLLGESFEWVPVDIFKGENQRPEFLAKNPNGKIPVLELEDGSCLWESNAILNFLADGSEFLETEPRLRTQVLQWQFFEQYSHEPYIAVARRIQWLEGMPAARAEEYKVCQVRGHKALRVMERQLEQTPYLVGDRYTIADIALYAYTHVAHEGGFDLSAYPAVNAWLARVASHPKHVTMLG; from the coding sequence ATGTACAAGGTGTATGGCGATTACCGCTCGGGCAACTGCTACAAGGTCAAGCTGATGCTGACCCTGCTCGGCGAATCCTTCGAGTGGGTGCCCGTCGATATTTTCAAGGGTGAAAACCAGCGCCCCGAGTTTCTGGCCAAGAATCCCAACGGCAAGATTCCAGTGCTGGAACTGGAGGACGGCAGCTGCCTGTGGGAGTCCAACGCCATTCTCAATTTCCTCGCCGATGGCAGCGAGTTCCTCGAGACCGAGCCGCGCCTGCGTACCCAGGTGCTGCAGTGGCAGTTCTTCGAGCAGTACAGCCATGAGCCGTACATTGCCGTGGCGCGGCGCATCCAATGGCTCGAAGGCATGCCGGCGGCGCGCGCCGAGGAGTACAAGGTCTGCCAGGTGCGCGGTCACAAGGCGCTGCGCGTCATGGAACGGCAGCTGGAGCAGACGCCGTATCTGGTGGGGGATCGCTACACCATCGCCGACATCGCCCTGTACGCCTACACCCATGTCGCTCACGAAGGTGGCTTCGACCTCAGCGCTTATCCGGCC